A single region of the Halobacterium wangiae genome encodes:
- a CDS encoding DUF58 domain-containing protein, whose protein sequence is MATALTRRGQAVLAAVLLGAAFGYAFGGRSLNAVVVPAAALLLATRLYVWSFQEPEIERVTPREGHQGDRRRVELSVDAGRSYPATVTDALGDGLRGDSRLTTETDGRRLTYEIELASRGVHAVGPCFVEATDPFGLWTVEFRGGDAQLVTVFPRVHALSDTATLLTGYVGMTDEREEFAGVREYERGDPLRDVNWKVSAKHPTSLAVTEYAGEGATDRVTIAAEALGPREDSVAEAAASIAAHLLDAGISVGIVTSTGNLDPANGDPHRRRVLGVLAAFGRGKLRQRHKTEAEIVVHAPESGEHVSVTVGDDDHRYEEFVGGRTSAAPEVSA, encoded by the coding sequence ATGGCGACCGCACTCACCCGCCGCGGGCAGGCCGTGCTCGCGGCAGTCCTCCTCGGCGCCGCCTTCGGCTACGCGTTCGGCGGTCGCAGCCTGAACGCCGTCGTCGTCCCGGCCGCCGCGCTCCTCCTCGCGACGCGGCTGTACGTGTGGTCGTTCCAGGAACCCGAGATCGAACGCGTCACACCCAGAGAAGGCCACCAGGGCGACCGCCGTCGCGTCGAGCTGTCCGTCGACGCCGGCCGGTCGTACCCGGCCACCGTCACCGACGCGCTCGGCGACGGCCTCCGGGGCGACAGCAGACTCACCACGGAGACCGACGGCCGACGGCTCACCTACGAGATCGAACTCGCGTCCCGCGGCGTCCACGCCGTCGGGCCGTGTTTCGTCGAGGCGACCGACCCGTTCGGTCTCTGGACCGTCGAGTTCAGGGGTGGGGACGCACAGCTCGTCACGGTGTTCCCGCGGGTCCACGCGCTCTCGGACACCGCGACGCTGCTCACCGGCTACGTCGGCATGACCGACGAGCGCGAGGAGTTCGCGGGCGTCCGCGAGTACGAGCGCGGCGACCCGCTCCGGGACGTCAACTGGAAGGTGAGCGCGAAACACCCCACCAGTCTCGCGGTCACGGAGTACGCCGGGGAGGGGGCGACCGACCGCGTCACCATCGCGGCAGAGGCCCTCGGCCCCCGCGAGGACTCCGTCGCCGAGGCCGCCGCGAGCATCGCCGCCCACCTGCTCGACGCCGGCATCAGCGTCGGCATCGTCACGTCGACCGGGAACCTCGACCCCGCGAACGGCGACCCGCACCGCCGCCGCGTGCTCGGCGTCCTCGCGGCGTTCGGACGGGGGAAACTCCGCCAGCGACACAAGACCGAGGCCGAGATCGTCGTCCACGCGCCTGAGAGCGGCGAACACGTCTCGGTCACCGTCGGCGACGACGACCACCGCTACGAGGAGTTCGTCGGCGGCCGCACCTCGGCGGCCCCGGAGGTGTCCGCGTGA
- a CDS encoding AAA family ATPase: MTDAHDTHAVADPRTQSDAAASMSVSEASDLAHRVVENIETVIVDKHDAVEQVLTAVLGGGHVLLEDVPGVGKTMLARSVARSFDGEFRRVQFTPDLLPTDVTGVNVFNEKSREFEFQAGPVFTNVLLADEINRAPPKTQSALLEAMEEEQVTADGDTRALPDPFLVIATQNSVERDRTYELPVAELDRFMKKLRLGYPDRDNEVEVLDRVVGGHPIDDIEAVATVEDLQQARAVTATVAVSRPVKEYVTELARYTRDHAALGVSPRGSIALLQAAQGRAILDDRDYVVPDDVQSEAPSVLSHRIRAESGSTLGGEPARTLVQRALDTIDPE, translated from the coding sequence ATGACAGATGCACACGATACCCACGCTGTCGCGGACCCACGGACCCAGTCCGACGCGGCCGCGTCGATGTCGGTCTCGGAGGCGAGCGACCTCGCCCATCGCGTCGTCGAGAACATCGAGACCGTCATCGTCGACAAACACGACGCCGTCGAACAGGTACTGACCGCCGTCCTCGGCGGCGGTCACGTCCTCCTCGAGGACGTCCCCGGCGTCGGGAAGACGATGCTCGCGCGCTCGGTCGCTCGGTCCTTCGACGGCGAGTTCCGTCGCGTCCAGTTCACGCCGGACCTCCTCCCGACGGACGTCACCGGCGTCAACGTCTTCAACGAGAAGAGCCGGGAGTTCGAGTTCCAGGCCGGCCCCGTCTTCACGAACGTCCTCCTCGCCGACGAGATCAACCGCGCCCCACCGAAGACGCAGTCGGCGCTCCTCGAGGCGATGGAGGAAGAGCAGGTGACCGCCGACGGCGACACTCGCGCCCTCCCCGACCCCTTCCTCGTCATCGCGACGCAGAACTCCGTCGAGCGCGACCGGACGTACGAACTGCCGGTCGCGGAACTCGACCGGTTCATGAAGAAACTGCGACTGGGCTACCCGGACCGCGACAACGAGGTCGAGGTGCTCGACCGCGTCGTCGGCGGCCACCCGATCGACGACATCGAGGCCGTCGCGACCGTCGAGGACCTCCAGCAGGCCCGGGCCGTCACCGCCACCGTGGCGGTGAGTCGCCCAGTCAAGGAGTACGTCACAGAACTCGCCCGGTACACCCGGGACCACGCCGCACTCGGCGTCAGCCCCCGCGGCTCCATCGCTCTGCTGCAGGCCGCGCAGGGACGGGCTATCCTCGACGACCGCGACTACGTGGTGCCCGACGACGTACAGTCCGAGGCGCCGTCGGTGCTCTCCCACCGCATCCGCGCGGAGTCGGGCAGCACGCTCGGCGGAGAGCCCGCGCGCACGCTCGTCCAGCGAGCGCTGGACACCATCGATCCGGAGTGA
- a CDS encoding DUF7573 domain-containing protein, whose amino-acid sequence MAVAVVHVVVSEDSTLNSFAGEQDTAVDPVTVTSSWSGDGHCSACGESATRLWQNGDERVCAACKPWTSGSGTRDQ is encoded by the coding sequence ATGGCCGTGGCGGTCGTACACGTGGTCGTGTCGGAGGATTCGACCCTCAATTCGTTCGCCGGCGAACAGGACACCGCCGTCGACCCGGTCACCGTGACGAGTTCCTGGTCCGGGGACGGCCACTGTTCGGCATGTGGCGAGTCGGCCACACGTCTCTGGCAGAACGGCGACGAGCGCGTCTGTGCGGCCTGCAAGCCGTGGACAAGCGGCAGTGGCACGCGCGACCAATAG
- a CDS encoding 5,10-methylenetetrahydromethanopterin reductase, with protein sequence MRGIELTPEVPVADVAELGERAERAGFDAVFASCHYNNRDPFVALDRVAAATEDVLVGPGVANPYDTHPVKLASQVATLDEVSDGRAVLGVGAGDASTMSNLGVERDRPLRRVLETFKVAQSLWAGERVDHDGTFLARDAGLNYEVGEIPVYVGAQGPHMLRMAGKHADGVLVNASHPADLAWSADRVAEGAADRVVSGDVDVAAFASVSIAEDADEALAAARPPVAFIAAGAAPPVLDRHGIDSERAAEIGEKIEAGAFSEAFELVTEEMLAAFSLAGDPGDVADQLGAVTEHVDSVVAGSPLGPDRETAVGLLADAFDEAGV encoded by the coding sequence ATGCGCGGGATTGAACTCACGCCCGAGGTTCCCGTCGCCGACGTCGCAGAACTGGGGGAGCGCGCGGAGCGAGCGGGCTTCGACGCCGTGTTCGCGTCGTGTCACTACAACAACCGCGACCCGTTCGTCGCGCTGGACCGGGTGGCGGCGGCGACCGAGGACGTGCTCGTCGGGCCGGGCGTGGCGAACCCATACGACACCCACCCCGTGAAACTCGCCTCGCAGGTGGCGACCCTCGACGAGGTCAGCGACGGCCGCGCGGTGCTGGGCGTCGGCGCGGGCGACGCCTCCACGATGTCGAACCTGGGCGTCGAGCGCGACCGACCGCTCCGTCGGGTGCTGGAGACGTTCAAGGTCGCCCAGTCGCTGTGGGCGGGCGAACGCGTCGACCACGACGGGACGTTCCTCGCGCGGGACGCCGGCCTGAACTACGAGGTCGGCGAGATTCCCGTCTACGTCGGCGCACAGGGCCCGCACATGCTACGGATGGCGGGGAAGCACGCCGACGGCGTGCTGGTGAACGCGAGCCACCCCGCGGACCTGGCGTGGTCCGCCGACCGGGTCGCGGAGGGCGCGGCCGACCGCGTCGTCTCGGGCGACGTGGACGTGGCGGCGTTCGCCTCGGTGTCGATCGCCGAGGACGCCGACGAAGCGCTGGCGGCGGCTCGCCCGCCCGTGGCGTTCATCGCTGCGGGTGCGGCGCCGCCCGTGCTCGACCGGCACGGCATCGACAGCGAGCGCGCTGCGGAGATCGGCGAGAAGATAGAAGCGGGCGCGTTCTCCGAGGCGTTCGAACTGGTGACCGAGGAGATGCTCGCGGCGTTCAGTCTGGCTGGCGACCCCGGGGACGTCGCCGACCAGCTGGGGGCCGTCACCGAGCACGTCGACAGCGTCGTCGCCGGGTCGCCACTCGGCCCCGACCGCGAGACTGCGGTCGGGTTGCTGGCAGACGCGTTCGACGAGGCCGGCGTCTGA
- a CDS encoding coenzyme F420-0:L-glutamate ligase produces MHAFAVPGLPEVRPGDDLASLITERAELSDGDVVCVASTVVSKAEGRTASLSAFPPGPRAREIADRLADVTGEEKDPRFAQAVLEESTEVLMEAPFLLTETRFGHVGVNAGIDRSNTGDADLLLLPMRPSESAERIRSGLDADVAVVVTDTSGRPFRHGQRGVALGWAGMPASRDWRGETDRDGHKLAVTVESVVDELAATANLVSGEGDGGTPVVVVREFEFGDHDGSEALFREVEGDFVRQALRGWEYARD; encoded by the coding sequence ATGCACGCGTTCGCGGTGCCGGGACTGCCGGAGGTGCGGCCGGGCGACGACCTCGCCTCGCTGATCACCGAGCGAGCGGAACTGAGCGACGGCGACGTCGTCTGCGTCGCCAGCACCGTCGTCTCGAAGGCCGAGGGGCGGACCGCCTCGCTGTCGGCGTTCCCCCCGGGACCTCGCGCCCGGGAGATCGCCGACCGCCTCGCCGACGTCACGGGCGAGGAGAAAGACCCCCGGTTCGCGCAGGCCGTCCTCGAGGAGTCGACGGAGGTGCTGATGGAGGCGCCGTTCCTACTGACGGAGACGCGGTTCGGCCACGTCGGCGTGAACGCCGGTATCGACCGTTCGAACACGGGCGACGCCGACCTGCTCCTCCTCCCGATGCGGCCGTCGGAGAGCGCCGAGCGCATCCGGTCGGGACTGGACGCGGACGTCGCGGTCGTCGTGACGGACACCTCCGGGCGGCCGTTCCGCCACGGACAGCGCGGCGTCGCACTCGGGTGGGCGGGGATGCCCGCCTCCCGGGACTGGCGGGGGGAGACCGACCGTGACGGCCACAAGTTGGCCGTGACCGTCGAGAGCGTCGTGGACGAACTCGCGGCGACCGCGAACCTCGTCTCAGGCGAGGGCGACGGTGGCACGCCCGTGGTCGTCGTTCGGGAGTTCGAGTTCGGCGACCACGACGGGAGCGAGGCGCTCTTCCGCGAGGTCGAGGGGGACTTCGTGCGGCAGGCGCTCCGGGGGTGGGAGTATGCGCGGGATTGA
- a CDS encoding YfcE family phosphodiesterase, giving the protein MRQVVVVSDTHIPSRADELPDFVANEIEDANLVVHAGDFDSEEAYDEIRDLADDLVAVRGNMDPRSLGLPKTETLWVEDVQFVVVHGTGPLDDYEERVRDIVREERDDPNAVGISGHTHELRDWTTDDVRLLNPGSATGVDPADQPSLLLVDVDGDSVDATARWD; this is encoded by the coding sequence ATGAGACAAGTAGTCGTCGTGAGCGACACCCACATCCCGTCCCGCGCGGACGAACTGCCGGACTTCGTCGCCAACGAGATCGAGGACGCGAACCTCGTGGTCCACGCCGGGGACTTCGACAGCGAGGAAGCCTACGACGAGATCCGCGACCTCGCGGACGACCTCGTGGCGGTCCGCGGGAACATGGACCCGCGCAGCCTCGGCCTCCCCAAGACGGAGACGCTGTGGGTCGAGGACGTCCAGTTCGTCGTCGTCCACGGCACCGGTCCACTGGACGACTACGAGGAGCGCGTCCGTGATATCGTGCGCGAGGAGCGCGACGACCCGAACGCCGTCGGCATCTCCGGGCACACCCACGAACTGCGCGACTGGACGACCGACGACGTTCGGCTGTTGAACCCCGGGAGCGCGACCGGCGTAGACCCCGCCGACCAGCCGTCGCTGCTACTCGTGGACGTCGACGGGGACTCGGTCGACGCGACGGCGCGCTGGGACTGA
- a CDS encoding NUDIX domain-containing protein — MGTHVVTVFLRHGPDVLLLQRSDAVDSYPGRWGAVSGHAEGDPDALARREIAEETGLANEATLVRRGDAFAVEDPDHGTWVVHPFLFDAASRDVDPNWETAQFEWVPPTELRRRDTVPGLWQSYDAVRPTVESVAADDEHGSSYLSLRALDVLRDEAALADDWDAVAAVARSLRDAKAEMAAVRNRVNHAMDDADRTPGSVEASARAVARTAADADGEAASAAAAELVDVATVFTLSRSGTVTAALREATPDRVVVAESRPGGEGVGVAESLADELAVTLTTDANAPAAVEECDAVLVGADAVFPDGRVVNKVGTRAAALAARDVAVPVFVVCAADKVAPEPLPVADGDPGELYDGDAPVDVRNPVFEVVPARLVDRVLTEHGVLDDEGVATAADERRAWADWE, encoded by the coding sequence GTGGGAACCCACGTCGTCACGGTGTTCCTCCGCCACGGTCCCGACGTCCTCCTCCTCCAGCGCAGCGACGCCGTCGACTCCTACCCCGGACGGTGGGGTGCGGTCTCCGGCCACGCCGAGGGCGACCCCGACGCGCTCGCTCGCCGGGAAATCGCGGAGGAGACGGGGCTCGCCAACGAGGCGACGCTGGTCCGGCGTGGTGACGCCTTCGCGGTCGAGGACCCCGACCACGGCACGTGGGTCGTCCACCCGTTCCTCTTCGACGCGGCGTCCCGCGACGTCGACCCGAACTGGGAGACCGCACAGTTCGAGTGGGTGCCGCCGACGGAGCTACGGCGTCGCGACACCGTCCCCGGCCTCTGGCAGTCCTACGACGCCGTCAGGCCGACCGTGGAGTCGGTCGCAGCCGACGACGAGCACGGCTCGTCATACCTCTCGTTGCGCGCGCTCGACGTGCTGCGCGACGAGGCCGCGCTCGCCGACGACTGGGACGCCGTCGCGGCGGTGGCGCGTTCACTCCGCGACGCGAAGGCGGAGATGGCGGCAGTCCGCAACCGCGTGAACCACGCGATGGACGACGCAGACCGGACGCCAGGGAGCGTCGAGGCGAGCGCGCGAGCGGTCGCCCGGACCGCCGCGGACGCAGACGGCGAGGCTGCCAGCGCGGCCGCCGCCGAACTCGTCGACGTGGCCACCGTGTTCACGCTCTCGCGGTCGGGGACAGTCACCGCGGCGCTCCGCGAAGCGACCCCGGACCGCGTGGTCGTCGCCGAATCCCGGCCCGGCGGCGAGGGCGTCGGCGTCGCGGAGTCCCTCGCCGACGAACTCGCGGTGACGCTCACCACGGACGCGAACGCTCCCGCCGCCGTCGAGGAGTGCGACGCAGTGCTGGTCGGCGCGGACGCGGTGTTCCCGGACGGTCGCGTCGTCAACAAGGTCGGGACGCGAGCGGCCGCGCTCGCCGCGAGAGACGTGGCCGTCCCCGTGTTCGTCGTGTGCGCTGCGGACAAGGTCGCGCCCGAACCGCTTCCCGTGGCGGACGGCGACCCGGGGGAACTCTACGACGGTGACGCGCCAGTCGACGTCCGGAACCCGGTGTTCGAGGTGGTGCCCGCGCGACTCGTCGACCGCGTACTCACGGAGCACGGCGTCCTCGACGACGAGGGGGTCGCGACCGCTGCGGACGAACGCCGAGCGTGGGCGGACTGGGAGTGA
- a CDS encoding DsbA family protein — MSRFDETTRRGFVAAGGVIAITGGVAYAATTHSPGSSDSASAALHSSTETTSIGLDLTDHPIMGSMDAPVDIYYYSDYQCPFCGQFEQNTLPKLVSNDVQSGDVRLVFVQYPYIGQASTMAAVLDRAVWRQVRESDPQAWWRWHETLFDEQGEPNSGWASRENLLAVAEDVDGVDANAVESYADDHADELRDEVGDDVAEGAEFGVRASPSFVVARRGTERAGRIVGAQPYSRFQEGIERVRDE; from the coding sequence ATGAGTCGGTTCGACGAGACGACGCGGCGCGGGTTCGTCGCCGCGGGTGGCGTCATCGCCATCACCGGTGGCGTGGCCTACGCCGCGACGACGCACTCGCCTGGGTCGAGCGACAGTGCGAGTGCCGCCCTCCACAGCAGCACCGAGACGACCAGCATCGGCCTCGACCTGACCGACCACCCGATCATGGGGTCGATGGACGCCCCCGTGGACATCTACTACTACTCGGACTACCAGTGTCCGTTCTGCGGTCAGTTCGAGCAGAACACGCTCCCGAAACTGGTGTCGAACGACGTCCAGTCGGGAGACGTGCGACTGGTGTTCGTCCAGTACCCCTACATCGGTCAGGCGTCGACGATGGCGGCGGTGCTGGACCGCGCCGTGTGGCGACAGGTCAGGGAGTCGGACCCACAGGCGTGGTGGCGGTGGCACGAGACGCTGTTCGACGAGCAGGGGGAGCCGAACTCGGGGTGGGCCTCCCGGGAGAACCTGCTCGCCGTCGCCGAGGACGTCGACGGCGTCGATGCGAACGCCGTCGAGTCGTACGCGGACGACCACGCCGACGAACTCCGCGACGAGGTCGGCGACGACGTGGCGGAGGGCGCGGAGTTCGGCGTGAGAGCGTCGCCGTCGTTCGTCGTGGCCAGACGCGGTACGGAGCGGGCGGGACGGATCGTCGGCGCCCAGCCGTACTCGCGGTTCCAGGAGGGAATCGAGCGGGTTCGAGACGAATGA
- the engB gene encoding GTP-binding protein EngB codes for MFENRPDRSDEVVLVGRSNVGKSTLMREITGHKVPTGQKPGVTRQPNHFDWASEDFMVTDLPGFGFMSGVEDDHREQIKTDIVRYLEAHADDILVGVLVLDGKAAVDIIDRHSGEDEIPHVVELFYLLEELGIHPVVAVNKMDKVDDRDERLDDIADRLGLLPPWKQWQDTIAPITAKKGQISALETAVNTHLEAANRDDLKQFFS; via the coding sequence ATGTTCGAGAATCGACCGGACCGGAGCGACGAGGTCGTGCTCGTCGGCCGGTCGAACGTCGGGAAGTCGACGCTGATGCGCGAGATCACGGGGCACAAGGTACCGACGGGGCAGAAACCCGGCGTCACCCGCCAGCCGAACCACTTCGACTGGGCGAGCGAGGACTTCATGGTCACCGACCTCCCCGGCTTCGGGTTCATGTCCGGCGTCGAGGACGACCACCGCGAGCAGATCAAGACCGACATCGTCCGCTACCTCGAGGCCCACGCCGACGACATCCTGGTCGGCGTGCTCGTCCTCGACGGGAAGGCCGCCGTCGACATCATCGACCGCCACTCCGGCGAGGACGAGATTCCCCACGTCGTCGAGCTGTTCTACCTGCTCGAGGAACTCGGCATCCACCCCGTGGTCGCGGTCAACAAGATGGACAAGGTCGACGACCGCGACGAGCGACTCGACGACATCGCCGACCGCCTCGGCCTCCTCCCGCCGTGGAAGCAGTGGCAGGACACCATCGCCCCCATCACCGCGAAGAAGGGGCAGATAAGCGCCCTCGAGACGGCGGTGAACACCCACCTGGAAGCGGCCAATCGGGACGACCTGAAGCAGTTCTTCTCCTGA
- a CDS encoding SIMPL domain-containing protein, translating to MRQKTLLLAVLGSALLVSAGVAGALMLGSGSASASQPDRSQKSISVSADGEIEATPDQAVVRVAILATGEDSTTVREELATDAESMRTALEEYGLDSEDVRTAHYDIRQERERTPEGTEMGDYRGVHAFEITLDDTDAAGEVVDVAVENGADQVNGVSFTLSDDTREELHNEALTEAMSNARDRADTLAAAGDLSVTEVHTIVSTETRYHDYRVETAYASAAGDSTSIEAGAVTVTANVRVTYNATTA from the coding sequence ATGCGACAGAAAACACTCCTGCTAGCCGTCCTCGGCTCCGCGCTGCTCGTCAGCGCCGGTGTCGCGGGTGCGCTCATGCTCGGTAGTGGTTCAGCCTCCGCCAGTCAGCCAGACCGGTCCCAGAAGTCGATCAGCGTCTCCGCCGACGGAGAGATCGAGGCGACGCCCGACCAGGCGGTCGTGCGAGTCGCCATCCTCGCGACTGGCGAGGACTCGACGACGGTCCGCGAGGAACTCGCGACCGACGCCGAGTCGATGCGGACCGCCCTCGAAGAGTACGGCCTCGACAGCGAGGACGTTCGCACGGCCCACTACGACATCCGACAGGAACGCGAGCGGACGCCCGAGGGCACCGAGATGGGTGACTACCGCGGCGTCCACGCCTTCGAGATCACCCTCGACGACACCGACGCCGCCGGCGAAGTCGTCGACGTCGCGGTCGAGAACGGCGCCGATCAGGTGAACGGCGTCTCCTTCACCCTCTCCGACGACACCCGCGAGGAACTCCACAACGAGGCGCTCACCGAGGCGATGAGCAACGCCCGCGACCGCGCCGACACGCTCGCGGCCGCCGGCGACCTCTCCGTGACCGAGGTCCACACCATCGTCTCCACCGAGACGCGCTACCACGACTACCGCGTCGAGACGGCGTACGCGAGCGCTGCCGGCGACAGTACGTCCATCGAGGCCGGTGCAGTGACCGTCACCGCGAACGTCCGCGTGACGTACAACGCGACCACCGCGTAA
- a CDS encoding TIGR00341 family protein: protein MRLVQVTIPTGKRDAVLDTLEDEGIDYVVTEETSGREYTAVAHFPLPTEAVEDVLESLHEVGLSEDAYTVVLNAETVVSRQFDALSKRYEESGENGGTIARQELVARAQDLAPKWRTYVVLTLVSTIIATAGLLLNSPATVVGSMVIAPLLGPAMSASVGTVVDDDELFRRGVRLQLLGVLLSVGGAALFAIFVKESHVVPPGLDVVELSEVRERLRPDFLSLVVALGAGVAGVVSLMTGVSSALVGVAIAVALIPPAAAVGIGIAWGIPALAIGSSILVLVNVLSINLAALVVLWYSGYRPERFFRVGQARSALVKRAAVLVLAIAVLSAFLGGVTYASFQSASTEQAVKAGVEDLTQTPQYEDVTLLNMRYEYETGLVGQQPKEVVVTLGVPPGSDYPGLPATLNERIDDRAGRNLTVEVRYVQVARVE, encoded by the coding sequence GTGCGACTCGTACAGGTGACGATTCCGACGGGCAAGCGGGACGCCGTCCTCGATACGCTCGAAGACGAGGGTATCGACTACGTCGTGACAGAGGAGACCAGCGGCCGCGAGTACACCGCGGTCGCCCACTTCCCGCTCCCGACGGAGGCCGTCGAGGACGTCCTCGAGTCGCTCCACGAGGTGGGGCTCTCCGAGGACGCCTACACGGTCGTGCTCAACGCCGAGACCGTCGTCTCCCGGCAGTTCGACGCACTCTCCAAGCGCTACGAGGAGAGCGGGGAGAACGGCGGCACCATCGCCAGACAGGAACTGGTCGCTCGCGCCCAGGACCTCGCGCCGAAGTGGCGGACGTACGTCGTGTTGACGCTCGTCAGCACCATCATCGCGACGGCCGGCCTCCTACTGAACTCGCCGGCGACCGTCGTCGGCTCGATGGTCATCGCGCCACTGCTCGGCCCCGCGATGTCCGCGAGCGTCGGCACCGTCGTCGACGACGACGAACTGTTCCGGCGCGGCGTCCGCCTCCAGCTACTCGGCGTCCTGTTGTCGGTCGGCGGCGCGGCGCTGTTCGCCATCTTCGTCAAGGAGTCCCACGTCGTCCCACCCGGCCTCGACGTCGTCGAACTGTCCGAGGTCCGCGAGCGCCTGCGGCCGGACTTCCTCTCGCTGGTGGTCGCGCTCGGTGCCGGCGTCGCTGGCGTGGTTAGTCTGATGACGGGCGTCTCCTCGGCGCTCGTCGGCGTCGCGATCGCCGTGGCGCTCATCCCGCCGGCAGCCGCCGTCGGCATCGGCATCGCGTGGGGGATCCCGGCGCTCGCGATCGGGTCCTCCATCCTGGTGCTGGTGAACGTACTCTCCATCAACCTCGCCGCGCTCGTGGTGCTGTGGTACTCCGGCTACCGCCCCGAGCGCTTCTTCCGGGTGGGGCAGGCCCGTTCGGCGCTCGTCAAGCGCGCGGCGGTGCTCGTCCTCGCCATCGCGGTGCTGTCGGCGTTCCTCGGCGGGGTCACCTACGCCTCCTTCCAGTCCGCCTCGACGGAGCAGGCGGTCAAGGCCGGCGTCGAAGACCTCACACAGACGCCACAGTACGAGGACGTCACGCTGCTGAACATGCGCTACGAGTACGAGACGGGGCTGGTGGGCCAGCAACCGAAGGAGGTGGTGGTCACACTCGGGGTGCCGCCCGGCAGCGACTACCCCGGACTCCCGGCGACGCTGAACGAGCGCATCGACGACCGCGCCGGCCGCAACCTCACCGTCGAGGTCCGCTACGTGCAGGTCGCGCGCGTCGAGTGA
- a CDS encoding NOG1 family protein yields the protein MIFENLPTTPTSEELLDKAFSRAARSGRAKGGREAQESMLQTSSNILGDNLHNVVTEWPDFDQVDPFYYELADAILRKEFDSDSGVDRLRQHLSEISWAASKTHDLGREYMGKLPHDTDGARKIRKQAFARMGSVMNQIADDLEAVGRARDALKNLPTIEPDDPTVVVAGYPNVGKSSFANEVSSAKIETAEYPFTTKGIRVGHFEHDRVRWQLVDTPGLLDRPADERNEIENQAVSALAHAGDVILFFLDPSGTCGYPLEDQRALRAEVAAQFPDVPLVTVCNKIDLSDEVEADCYMSVETGEGVAEALEAAVEAVGYEPRLPFEE from the coding sequence ATGATTTTCGAGAACCTGCCGACGACGCCCACGTCGGAGGAACTCCTCGACAAGGCGTTCTCCCGGGCGGCGCGTTCGGGGCGGGCCAAGGGGGGCCGGGAGGCCCAGGAGTCGATGCTGCAGACGTCCTCGAACATCCTCGGGGACAACCTCCACAACGTGGTGACGGAGTGGCCGGACTTCGACCAGGTGGACCCGTTCTACTACGAACTCGCCGACGCCATCCTCCGCAAGGAGTTTGACAGCGACTCGGGTGTCGACCGACTCCGCCAGCACCTCTCGGAGATTTCGTGGGCGGCCTCGAAGACCCACGACCTCGGCCGCGAGTACATGGGGAAACTCCCCCACGACACGGACGGCGCCCGGAAGATCCGCAAGCAGGCGTTCGCACGCATGGGGTCGGTGATGAACCAGATCGCCGACGACCTCGAGGCGGTCGGGCGAGCGCGGGACGCGCTGAAGAACCTCCCCACCATCGAACCCGACGACCCGACCGTCGTCGTCGCGGGCTACCCGAACGTCGGGAAGTCGTCGTTCGCCAACGAGGTGTCCAGCGCGAAGATCGAGACCGCGGAGTACCCGTTCACGACGAAGGGCATCCGCGTGGGCCACTTCGAGCACGACCGCGTGCGCTGGCAGCTCGTCGACACCCCGGGGCTGCTCGACCGCCCGGCCGACGAACGCAACGAGATCGAGAACCAGGCGGTCTCCGCGCTCGCGCACGCCGGCGACGTCATCCTCTTCTTCCTCGACCCGAGCGGGACGTGTGGCTACCCCCTCGAGGACCAGCGCGCGCTCCGCGCGGAGGTCGCCGCGCAGTTCCCGGACGTGCCGCTGGTCACCGTCTGCAACAAGATCGACCTCTCCGACGAGGTGGAGGCCGACTGCTACATGAGCGTGGAAACCGGCGAAGGCGTCGCGGAGGCGCTCGAGGCGGCCGTCGAGGCGGTCGGGTACGAGCCCAGACTCCCCTTCGAGGAGTGA
- a CDS encoding DUF5518 domain-containing protein — MTNWRAVLVGFAVEFVFGVFAFALPGVGHAAAGLVGGFVAGWMAGGGLGRGAWHGLLAGALGGVVVAVLIVLFGLVLGATGLIPAGFLGLGIGVIALIVGLLLAIDSAIAGAVGGWLAAR, encoded by the coding sequence ATGACAAACTGGCGTGCGGTGCTCGTCGGCTTCGCCGTCGAGTTCGTGTTCGGCGTGTTCGCGTTCGCACTCCCCGGCGTCGGTCACGCCGCAGCGGGCCTCGTGGGCGGGTTCGTCGCCGGCTGGATGGCGGGCGGCGGCCTCGGACGTGGGGCGTGGCACGGCCTGCTCGCCGGCGCGCTCGGCGGCGTCGTCGTGGCCGTCCTCATAGTGTTGTTCGGCCTCGTGCTCGGCGCGACGGGGCTCATTCCCGCGGGCTTCCTGGGCCTCGGCATCGGCGTCATCGCGCTGATCGTCGGCCTCCTGCTCGCCATCGACAGCGCCATCGCGGGCGCAGTCGGCGGGTGGCTCGCGGCGCGCTAG